One genomic region from Lacerta agilis isolate rLacAgi1 chromosome 13, rLacAgi1.pri, whole genome shotgun sequence encodes:
- the LOC117056718 gene encoding adenine nucleotide translocase lysine N-methyltransferase-like yields the protein MDHDDIEKLALELHETGSAWGPFQMAASTGLVLYFAWAGSLALGLRKVYLQVPYVPSSVKQVRNMMSLLQGRSGKLVDLGSGDGRIVLEAYKQGFRPTVGYELNPWLLQLSNFRAWRAGCYGKVFFRREDLWKADLSDCNNVTVFLAPSLVPLLERKLLSELPDGACVVTARFPFLNWIPTSIAGDSLETAWAYNITAVRQAGRQMPSQRLNLLHKTQLCRENGKDA from the exons ATGGATCATGACGACATAGAAAAACTGGCGTTAGAGCTGCATGAAACGGGGAGTGCCTGGGGTCCTTTCCAGATGGCAGCAAGCACCGGCTTGGTCCTTTATTTTGCCTGGGCCGGATCTCTTGCCCTTGGCCTACGCAAAGTTTATTTACAG GTGCCATATGTACCCTCCAGTGTCAAGCAAGTGAGGAATATGATGTCGCTGCTGCAGGGGCGTTCTGGGAAGCTGGTGGATTTAGGATCGGGTGATGGCAGAATT GTGCTGGAGGCTTACAAACAAGGCTTCAGGCCGACAGTTGGCTATGAGCTCAATCCATGGCTTTTACAACTGTCCAACTTTCGTGCCTGGAGGGCTGGGTGCTATGGAAAGGTTTTCTTCCGGCGAGAAGACCTTTGGAAG gcagATCTCTCTGACTGCAACAATGTCACTGTGTTCCTGGCTCCCAGCTTG GTCCCGCTCCTGGAGAGAAAACTGCTTTCAGAACTCCCAGATGGGGCCTGCGTGGTGACTGCCCGCTTCCCTTTCCTCAACTGGATTCCTACCAGCATTGCTGGAGACAGCTTAGAAACAGCCTGGGCCTATAACATCACGGCAGTACGGCAAGCGGGCAGACAGATGCCCAGCCAAAGGCTAAACCTGCTCCATAAAACTCAGCTGTGCAGGGAAAATGGAAAGGATGCATGA
- the SEC14L5 gene encoding SEC14-like protein 5 — MVQKYQSPVRVYKYPFELVMAAYEKRFPTCPEIPVFLGSEILSESKSDDGAIHIIERSCKLNVDAPRLLKKIAGVEYVFFIQKNTVNWKERTLVIEAHNETFANRVIVLETCNYSVHPENEDWTCFEQSASLDIKSFFGFENTVEKIAMKQYTANIKRGKEVIEHYLKELISQGITFIPRWTPPAVRGKTAKRPSSGCDCGTVPAVAPPHRSDKEQRGSTCSSLEASTPDADKLDADYIERYLGQLTPMQESCLIRLRQWLQETHKGKIPKDEHILRFLRARDFNIDKAREMLCQSLTWRKQYQVDYILQTWRPPSLLEEYYTGGWHYHDKDGRPLYILRLGQMDTKGLVKALGEESLLRHVLSINEEGQRRCEENTNLFGRPITSWTCLVDLEGLNMRHLWRPGVKALLRIIEVVEENYPETLGRLLIVRAPRVFPVLWTLVSPFINENTRQKFLIYSGNNYQGPGGLVDYLDKDVIPDFLGGECVCNVPEGGLVPKSLYQTDEEPEISDHIRLWTETIYHSANVFKGAPHEIVVEILEGESVITWDFDILKGDVIFSLFHSKRAPEICRKEPTVPNALTVGDNIQLIGKSWVLGVDYSRVESPLVCREGESIQGSHVTRWPGFYILQWKMHSPTPCAGTSLSRVDDVLATLQVSNHKCKIMYYYEVLASKEFRGSMTSLESCNSGFSQLSGATTSSNQSQSSSLISR, encoded by the exons gcttATGAAAAGCGCTTCCCCACTTGCCCAGAGATCCCTGTTTTCCTGGGCAGTGAGATCCTTAGTGAATCCAAGAGTGATGATGGAGCCATCCACATAATTGAACGCAGCTGTAAATTGAATGTAGATGCACCTCGGTTACTGAAGAAG ATTGCTGGAGTAGAGTATGTTTTTTTCATACAAAAAAACACGGTCAACTGGAAGGAGCGAACTCTTGTGATTGAAGCTCATAATGAGACTTTTGCCAACCGTGTCATTGTCCTGGAGACATGTAACTATTCA GTTCACCCTGAGAATGAAGACTGGACATGCTTTGAACAATCTGCATCTCTTGACATCAAATCATTCTTTGGCTTTGAAAACACAGTGGAGAAAATTGCAATGAAACAGTACACAGCCAACATCAAGCGG GGCAAAGAAGTGATAGAGCATTATCTAAAGGAACTGATTTCCCAGGGGATCACTTTTATCCCCCGATGGACTCCTCCAGCAGTCAGAGGGAAAACAGCTAAGAGGCCTTCATCAGGATGTGATTGTGGCACTGTACCAGCAGTAGCCCCCCCACACAGAAGTGACAAAGAACAGCGAGGCAGCACCTGCTCCTCTTTGGAGGCATCGACCCCCGATG ctgacAAACTAGATGCTGATTACATAGAAAGGTACCTAGGGCAATTGACTCCCATGCAGGAAAGCTGTCTGATCAGACTCCGTCAGTGGTTGCAAGAAACACACAAAGGCAAG ATACCCAAAGATGAACATATCCTCCGTTTTCTGAGGGCTCGTGACTTCAACATTGACAAAGCTCGAGAGATGCTGTGCCAGTCACTGACCTGGCGCAAACAGTACCAAGTAGACTACATCCTGCAAACATGGAGACCACCTTCTCTTCTGGAAGAATACTATACTGGTGGTTGGCATTACCATGACAAAG ATGGAAGGCCGCTTTACATACTTCGCCTTGGTCAGATGGACACCAAAGGTCTTGTGAAAGCACTAGGAGAGGAGTCACTCCTTCGTCAT GTACTGTCAATTAATGAGGAAGGACAAAGGAGGTGTGAGGAAAACACCAATCTATTTGGCCGCCCAATCAC ATCTTGGACTTGTCTTGTTGACCTTGAAGGGCTGAACATGCGCCACCTCTGGCGCCCTGGAGTAAAAGCGCTCCTTAGGATTATTGAAGTGGTTGAAGAAAACTACCCAGAGACCTTGGGAAGGCTTCTGATTGTGCGAGCACCCAGAGTGTTCCCTGTTCTATGGACTCTG GTGAGTCCCTTTATCAATGAGAACACTAGGCAGAAGTTCCTCATTTACAGTGGCAACAATTATCAGGGACCTGGAGGGCTTGTGGATTATCTTGACAAAGATGTGATTCCAGATTTCCTTGGAGGAGAATGTGTG TGTAATGTGCCTGAAGGTGGCCTTGTTCCCAAATCACTCTATCAAACAGATGAAGAGCCTGAAATCTCTGATCATATCCGCCTCTGGACAGAAACCATCTATCACTCTGCAAATGTATTCAAAGGTGCTCCTCATGAG ATAGTTGTGGAAATCTTGGAAGGTGAATCAGTGATCACCTGGGACTTCGACATTCTGAAAGGAGATGTCATCTTTAGCCTCTTCCATTCCAAGAGAGCACCTGAGATTTGCCGCAAGGAGCCTACAGTGCCAAATGCTTTGACTGTGGGGGATAATATACAGCTAATTGGCAAGAGCTGGGTCCTGGGAGTGGACTATAGCCGCGTGGAGTCCCCGCTGGTGTGTCGTGAAGGCGAGAGCATCCAG GGTTCTCATGTGACTCGTTGGCCTGGCTTTTATATCCTCCAGTGGAAAATGCACAGCCCAACTCCCTGTGCTGGAACCAGCCTCTCTCGGGTTGATGATGTGTTGGCTACACTCCAGGTCTCCAACCACAAGTGCAAGATCATGTATTACTATGAGGTGCTTGCATCCAAGGAATTCAG GGGTTCCATGACAAGTCTGGAATCCTGCAACAGTGGATTTTCACAGCTCAGTGGAGCAACAACATCTTCCAACCAATCGCAGAGCAGCTCTCTGATTTCTAGATAA